Genomic DNA from Thermomicrobiales bacterium:
GACTCCCCACTGCGCTGGAAGGACGTTGTGCTGCGTCTGCGGTTGCCATCTCTTGGTATCGATCATACCGGCAACGCGCGCAAAAAGGAATGACCTCGAGCTTGCGCCTGGTCTCAGAGCAACCTGGTTTGTCGCGGCCCTCGTCGTTAGCGTAGGGGGTGATTCGCAGGAACCGGTTGCCGATCGAGCGTGTGCAGCGCCGTGATCGCCAGAATCAGACACGCGCCAGCCACGAGCGTTCCCGCCAGCACATCGGTCAGATAATGCACACCCAGATAGACCCGACTGAACCCCACGGCCGCCACGATGAGCGCTGCCATGACCGGCGGAACGTAGCGCGCCCGGCCACGCAGCTGTGACACCAGCACGGCCGCCAGCAGGCCATAGGTGATCACCGCGGTCATCGTGTGACCGCTCGGAAAGCTGTAGCCACCAGCATCCTGCAGATGAGGCACCACAGATGGCCGCGCTCGCTCGAACGTCAGCTTCAGTCCGGTTTCGAGTGCCTTGGCCAGCACGAAAATGCCGCCGATGGCA
This window encodes:
- a CDS encoding phosphatase PAP2 family protein — its product is MFAFPPGSPLRSRFALALAGVIGLFSLFALLAEEVVMDRRYWLDRTTSLELRQFATSDRTEAVRAITELGASWCAAIVCGSILLWLVWHRRFSTAVAIGGIFVLAKALETGLKLTFERARPSVVPHLQDAGGYSFPSGHTMTAVITYGLLAAVLVSQLRGRARYVPPVMAALIVAAVGFSRVYLGVHYLTDVLAGTLVAGACLILAITALHTLDRQPVPANHPLR